One window of Gemmatimonadaceae bacterium genomic DNA carries:
- a CDS encoding carboxypeptidase regulatory-like domain-containing protein produces the protein MIRPRDWSGRVAAVTAVAVALVTAVPAQVVRLAGGSAGGSVSGVVFDSLAQAPLGGAMVQLVDADNADASVRTMTSDSAGRFLFTAVPRGRYLLGFLHPMLDSLGLEPNPREVSSDGIAALRADISIPSPTKLRTALCGADAVSRGDALIIGYARMAPRGAAVDSAAVRAQWIELTLERGSIHRSVAHRSAMAQETGWYAVCGAPSAGTILLWASHGADSTEALELEVPASGFLRRDLYFGTAVVAGQDSAAAPVDSSSRSRGLRRSGDGRLSGIVVSALGGEPLVGARVGIVNGPQTRSDATGRWVLTGAPTGTRMLEVRAVARFPVLMPVDVVDGAAPVRVAMVTLKAVLDTVRVTAMRGGNLRQQEFAQRRRSSGTGRVIGSEDVQRRNPLVTSDLFRTIPGVWLERDTSGEEFIGMRDVIAGECRASVFVNGMLMRGLSALDIDGYVRPADLIGIEVYPAMTVPPQFREQNGCGSVVIWSR, from the coding sequence ATGATCCGCCCACGTGATTGGAGTGGACGGGTGGCTGCCGTCACGGCGGTCGCCGTCGCGCTCGTGACGGCCGTGCCCGCGCAGGTGGTGCGGCTCGCCGGCGGCAGCGCGGGTGGCTCGGTGAGCGGAGTCGTGTTCGACAGCCTGGCGCAGGCACCGCTTGGCGGTGCCATGGTGCAGCTCGTCGACGCGGACAATGCCGACGCGTCGGTGCGCACGATGACCAGCGACTCTGCAGGACGATTCCTGTTCACGGCCGTGCCGCGCGGACGGTACCTGCTCGGCTTCCTGCATCCGATGCTGGACTCGCTGGGGCTCGAGCCGAATCCGCGCGAGGTCTCGTCGGACGGCATCGCGGCGCTCCGTGCGGATATCTCCATCCCGTCGCCGACGAAGCTGCGCACCGCACTCTGCGGCGCCGACGCGGTGTCCCGCGGCGATGCGCTGATCATCGGGTATGCGCGCATGGCACCGCGCGGCGCCGCGGTGGACTCGGCCGCCGTGCGGGCGCAGTGGATCGAGTTGACACTCGAGCGTGGCTCGATCCATCGAAGTGTCGCGCACCGCTCGGCGATGGCGCAGGAGACGGGGTGGTATGCCGTCTGCGGCGCGCCGAGTGCCGGCACGATCCTGCTCTGGGCGTCGCACGGCGCCGACAGCACCGAGGCGCTGGAGCTCGAGGTGCCGGCCAGCGGCTTCCTGCGACGCGACCTGTATTTCGGCACCGCGGTCGTCGCCGGCCAGGACAGTGCGGCGGCGCCGGTGGACTCGTCGTCACGCTCACGTGGCCTACGGCGCAGCGGTGATGGTCGCTTGAGCGGCATCGTGGTCTCGGCGCTGGGCGGCGAGCCGCTGGTCGGTGCGCGCGTGGGCATCGTGAACGGTCCGCAGACGCGCAGCGATGCGACCGGGCGCTGGGTGCTGACGGGCGCGCCGACCGGCACACGCATGCTGGAGGTGCGGGCGGTGGCGCGATTCCCGGTGCTGATGCCGGTGGACGTGGTCGATGGCGCCGCGCCGGTGCGTGTCGCGATGGTGACGCTGAAGGCGGTGCTGGACACCGTGCGCGTGACGGCGATGCGCGGTGGCAACCTGCGGCAGCAGGAGTTCGCGCAGCGTCGCCGCTCGTCGGGCACCGGCCGGGTCATCGGCAGCGAGGACGTGCAGCGGCGCAACCCGCTCGTCACCTCGGACCTGTTCCGGACCATCCCCGGTGTCTGGCTCGAGCGCGACACGAGCGGTGAGGAATTCATCGGGATGCGCGACGTGATCGCAGGTGAATGTCGGGCGTCGGTGTTCGTGAATGGCATGCTCATGCGCGGCCTGAGCGCGCTGGACATCGATGGCTACGTGCGACCGGCCGACCTGATCGGCATCGAGGTCTACCCGGCGATGACGGTGCCGCCGCAGTTCCGTGAGCAGAACGGATGCGGGAGCGTCGTGATCTGGTCACGCTGA
- a CDS encoding hydrogenase yields the protein MATVLWLQGGACSGNTMSFLNAEEPTAVDLVTDFGVDILWHPSIGMEMGENAQRLFHDLASGKRQLDIFVFEGTVILGPNGTGRFNMFADRPMKDWVAELAAQAGAVVAIGDCACWGGIPATEPNPVDNVGLQYLKRKQGGFLGAGFVSKWGLPVINIPGCPAHPDWITQILVAIAAGRAGDIALDELQRPQTFFKTFTQTGCTRVQYFEYKQSTVEFGQGTRQGCLFYEMGCRGPMTRSPCNRILWNRQSSKTRAGMPCTGCTEPEFPFHELKPGTVFKTQKISGTIPKEVPTGSDHVSYMAHAAAARVAAPKWSKEDMFVV from the coding sequence ATGGCGACCGTGCTGTGGCTGCAGGGCGGAGCGTGTTCCGGTAACACGATGTCGTTTCTGAATGCCGAGGAACCGACTGCGGTCGACCTCGTGACGGACTTCGGTGTCGACATCCTGTGGCACCCCTCGATCGGCATGGAGATGGGCGAGAACGCACAGCGCCTCTTCCACGACCTGGCCTCGGGGAAGCGACAGCTCGACATCTTCGTGTTCGAGGGGACGGTGATCCTCGGCCCCAACGGGACGGGGCGGTTCAACATGTTCGCCGACCGCCCGATGAAGGACTGGGTGGCCGAGCTGGCCGCACAGGCCGGGGCGGTGGTGGCGATCGGTGACTGCGCCTGCTGGGGCGGCATCCCGGCCACCGAGCCGAACCCGGTGGACAACGTCGGCCTGCAGTACCTGAAGCGGAAGCAGGGTGGCTTCCTCGGCGCCGGTTTCGTGTCGAAGTGGGGGCTGCCGGTGATCAACATCCCGGGCTGCCCGGCGCACCCGGACTGGATCACGCAGATCCTGGTGGCGATCGCCGCCGGCCGCGCCGGCGACATCGCACTCGACGAGCTGCAGCGCCCGCAGACCTTCTTCAAGACGTTCACGCAGACCGGCTGCACCCGTGTGCAGTACTTCGAGTACAAGCAGAGCACCGTGGAATTCGGCCAGGGCACGCGCCAGGGCTGCCTGTTCTACGAGATGGGGTGCCGCGGTCCCATGACGCGTTCCCCCTGCAACCGCATCCTCTGGAACCGGCAGAGCTCCAAGACGCGCGCCGGCATGCCCTGCACCGGCTGCACCGAGCCCGAGTTCCCGTTCCACGAGCTCAAGCCCGGCACGGTGTTCAAGACGCAGAAGATCAGCGGGACCATCCCGAAGGAAGTGCCGACCGGGTCCGACCACGTGTCGTACATGGCCCACGCCGCCGCCGCCCGCGTGGCCGCGCCGAAGTGGTCGAAAGAAGACATGTTCGTCGTCTGA
- the hypF gene encoding carbamoyltransferase HypF, with product MSAPAPEVAPFARWAVRVRGGVQGVGFRPFVHALASRLGLAGLVGNDSDGVFIEVEGGESQVEAFLQALTLEAPPLARVESVESAQIATTGAAGFAIVQSRHDATRVTPVQPDVATCRDCLRELHDPADRRHRYPFINCTNCGPRYTIVTALPYDRPATTMAPFTMCAACAAEYGDPANRRHHAQPNACPACGPQLAWCDGTSGVTSRRGAEALAVAIDALRCGQVVGVQGVGGFHLACRADDEGAVSLLRARKHRPDKPLAVLVRDLAMARDVALMTEAEEALLGAPAHPIVLLAPRADTTLAASVAPGQDSVGLMLAYSPLHHLLSEVGPLVMTSGNLADEPIAYQPADALVRLAGLVDGLLFHDRPIHAPADDSVIRIALGAELPIRRSRGYAPYPVSLPHAVVPVLAVGGELKATVCLARDAYAFLSPHIGDVENLETERAMTRTVSHLMPLFGVRPQVVAADLSPAYRSTVWASRFAAERGLRLRRVQHHHAHVAALMAEHGLRGDTRLLGVAFDGSGYGTDGTIWGGEFLLADYDGFERVAHLAPIQLAGGDAAVRQPARLALAHLHAAGVPWHEALAPMQALRGEAVRVLRTQLATGVRTHLTSSAGRLLDACAALAGGRQSVTYEGQAAIEFEALAKRAPIGFSCRYVIALDDAGGGAVQLTLGDFWRELAQDVAQGRDRRSIALDVHSALADVIVAVARRVRESHGTGVVGLTGGVFQNVLLLTLAARRLRHFGFTVLTHRLVPPNDGGLALGQVMVAAAGAS from the coding sequence ATGTCTGCCCCTGCCCCGGAGGTCGCCCCGTTCGCACGGTGGGCCGTGCGCGTGCGCGGAGGGGTCCAGGGGGTGGGCTTCCGGCCATTCGTGCACGCGCTCGCCAGCCGGCTGGGCCTCGCCGGGCTCGTCGGCAACGATTCGGACGGCGTGTTCATCGAGGTCGAAGGGGGGGAGAGCCAGGTCGAGGCCTTCCTGCAGGCCCTCACGCTCGAGGCGCCACCGCTGGCCCGGGTGGAGTCGGTCGAGTCGGCGCAGATCGCGACCACCGGCGCCGCCGGCTTCGCGATCGTGCAGAGCCGACACGACGCCACGCGGGTCACGCCGGTCCAGCCCGACGTCGCCACCTGTCGCGATTGCCTCCGCGAGCTGCACGATCCCGCCGACCGGCGGCATCGCTACCCGTTCATCAACTGCACGAACTGCGGCCCCCGCTACACCATCGTGACCGCGCTGCCGTACGACCGGCCGGCCACCACCATGGCGCCATTCACGATGTGCGCCGCCTGTGCCGCGGAGTACGGTGATCCTGCCAACCGCCGGCACCATGCGCAGCCGAACGCCTGCCCCGCTTGCGGGCCGCAGCTCGCCTGGTGCGACGGGACCAGCGGCGTGACGTCCCGCCGCGGCGCGGAGGCGCTCGCGGTGGCGATCGACGCGCTGCGATGCGGACAGGTGGTGGGGGTGCAGGGCGTGGGCGGGTTTCACCTCGCCTGCCGTGCGGATGACGAGGGCGCGGTGTCGTTGCTTCGCGCGCGGAAGCATCGGCCGGACAAGCCGCTGGCCGTCCTGGTGCGCGACCTGGCGATGGCGCGTGACGTGGCGCTCATGACCGAGGCCGAGGAGGCGCTGCTCGGCGCGCCAGCGCACCCGATCGTGCTGCTGGCGCCCAGGGCCGACACGACACTCGCCGCGTCGGTCGCCCCAGGGCAGGACTCGGTCGGCCTGATGCTCGCCTACTCGCCGCTGCATCACCTGCTGAGCGAGGTCGGTCCGCTGGTGATGACCTCCGGCAACCTCGCCGACGAACCGATCGCGTACCAGCCGGCCGACGCCTTGGTGCGCCTGGCCGGCCTGGTGGACGGGCTGTTGTTCCACGACCGCCCGATCCACGCACCGGCCGACGATTCCGTGATCCGCATCGCCCTCGGTGCCGAGCTGCCGATCCGGCGATCGCGTGGCTATGCGCCGTATCCCGTCTCGCTTCCGCACGCCGTGGTGCCGGTGCTGGCGGTGGGTGGTGAGCTGAAGGCCACGGTGTGCCTGGCGCGTGACGCGTATGCGTTCCTGTCTCCGCACATCGGTGACGTGGAGAACCTCGAGACCGAGCGTGCGATGACGCGCACGGTGTCGCACCTGATGCCGCTTTTCGGCGTGCGGCCGCAGGTGGTGGCGGCGGACCTGAGCCCGGCGTACCGCAGCACCGTCTGGGCCTCGCGCTTCGCCGCCGAGCGCGGACTGCGGCTGCGACGGGTGCAGCACCACCATGCCCACGTGGCGGCGCTGATGGCGGAACATGGCTTGCGCGGTGACACGCGCCTGCTCGGTGTCGCGTTCGACGGCTCCGGCTACGGCACCGATGGCACGATCTGGGGCGGGGAGTTCCTGCTGGCGGACTACGACGGGTTCGAGCGGGTCGCGCATCTCGCGCCGATCCAGCTCGCCGGGGGTGACGCCGCGGTGCGCCAGCCGGCGCGGCTCGCGCTGGCGCACCTGCACGCGGCCGGCGTGCCGTGGCACGAGGCGCTGGCGCCGATGCAGGCGTTGCGCGGGGAGGCCGTGCGGGTGCTCCGTACGCAGCTGGCGACGGGCGTGCGCACGCACCTGACGTCGTCGGCGGGCCGCCTGCTGGATGCCTGCGCGGCGCTCGCCGGTGGCCGCCAATCGGTCACGTACGAGGGCCAGGCGGCGATCGAGTTCGAGGCGCTGGCGAAGCGGGCACCGATCGGCTTCAGCTGCCGTTATGTCATCGCCCTCGATGACGCCGGCGGCGGCGCGGTGCAGCTCACGCTTGGCGACTTCTGGCGCGAGCTCGCGCAGGACGTTGCGCAAGGCCGTGACCGTCGCAGCATCGCGCTGGATGTGCACAGCGCGCTGGCGGACGTTATCGTTGCCGTCGCGCGACGCGTGCGCGAGTCGCACGGGACAGGCGTCGTCGGGCTCACCGGCGGGGTGTTCCAGAACGTGCTCCTGCTCACCCTCGCCGCGCGCCGCCTGCGGCACTTCGGATTCACCGTGCTGACACACCGACTGGTTCCCCCGAACGATGGCGGCCTCGCGCTGGGCCAGGTGATGGTCGCGGCGGCGGGGGCGTCGTGA
- a CDS encoding VOC family protein: MSTPPPPQAGSISWADITVPDASGLRDFYAAVAGWSVTPLSMGDYDDYVMTLPGTDSPVAGICHRRGSNAVLPPVWMVYITVADLDASLAACVAGGGKVWLTPQRMGETARYAVIADPAGAVVALYDTGIRPAP; the protein is encoded by the coding sequence ATGAGCACGCCACCACCGCCTCAGGCCGGCAGCATCAGCTGGGCCGACATCACCGTGCCCGATGCCAGCGGCCTGCGCGACTTCTACGCGGCCGTGGCCGGGTGGTCGGTCACGCCGCTCTCGATGGGTGACTACGACGACTACGTCATGACCCTGCCCGGCACCGACTCACCCGTCGCCGGCATCTGCCACCGGCGGGGCAGCAACGCCGTGCTGCCCCCGGTCTGGATGGTCTACATCACCGTCGCCGACCTCGACGCCAGCCTCGCCGCCTGCGTGGCGGGAGGCGGCAAGGTCTGGCTCACACCACAGCGCATGGGCGAGACGGCGCGCTACGCCGTAATCGCCGACCCGGCCGGCGCCGTCGTCGCGCTCTACGACACGGGGATCCGGCCCGCGCCGTGA
- a CDS encoding isoprenylcysteine carboxylmethyltransferase family protein, giving the protein MLTQLELRIPPPILAGVTALVMWMGAHDNAPFARPPWLGALVAGIAVAAGLVFAVAVATMVRARTTVTPIRPERASTLVTTGIFSVTRNPIYVGDALALLAYACHLWQPQSFVAVPVFVAWIHRFQVLPEERALRAKFGAAYEAYLSRTRRWI; this is encoded by the coding sequence ATGCTGACGCAACTCGAGCTCCGCATCCCGCCGCCAATCCTGGCCGGCGTCACGGCACTGGTGATGTGGATGGGCGCGCACGACAACGCGCCGTTCGCGCGGCCGCCGTGGCTGGGGGCGCTGGTGGCGGGGATCGCGGTCGCGGCGGGGCTGGTGTTCGCGGTGGCGGTCGCGACGATGGTGCGGGCGCGGACCACCGTGACGCCAATCCGGCCCGAGCGGGCCAGCACGCTCGTCACGACGGGGATCTTCAGCGTGACGCGGAACCCGATCTACGTGGGTGATGCGCTGGCATTGCTGGCGTACGCCTGTCACCTGTGGCAGCCGCAGTCGTTCGTGGCGGTGCCGGTGTTCGTGGCGTGGATTCACCGCTTCCAGGTGCTGCCCGAGGAGCGGGCGCTGCGAGCGAAGTTCGGGGCGGCGTACGAGGCGTACCTGTCCCGGACGCGGCGCTGGATCTAG
- the hypB gene encoding hydrogenase nickel incorporation protein HypB, with product MTSTRIVEVRAGILKKNDELARALRLRFEASGVYVVNLVSSPGTGKTALLERTMRELIADGARVACLVGDLETDNDAVRLARSGATVRQINTHGRCHLEAEMLESFLDGWDLATLDYLFIENVGNLVCPSSYDLGEASRVVLLSVTEGEDKPLKYPVIFNSADMAVITKMDLAAPCDFDPEAAHAAIQSVRPGMQIIEVSSKSGAGMQSWLTALASGRRRATAAYHGA from the coding sequence GTGACGAGCACGCGCATCGTCGAGGTCCGCGCCGGGATCCTGAAGAAGAACGACGAGCTGGCGCGCGCGCTGCGGCTGCGGTTCGAGGCCTCGGGCGTGTACGTGGTGAACCTCGTGTCGAGCCCGGGCACCGGGAAGACGGCGCTGCTGGAGCGCACCATGCGGGAGCTGATCGCCGACGGGGCGCGCGTGGCCTGCCTGGTGGGTGACCTGGAGACCGACAATGACGCCGTGCGCCTGGCCCGGAGCGGTGCCACGGTGCGGCAGATCAACACGCACGGCCGCTGTCACCTCGAGGCGGAGATGCTCGAGTCGTTCCTCGACGGGTGGGACCTGGCCACCCTGGACTACCTGTTCATCGAGAACGTCGGGAATCTCGTCTGCCCCAGCAGCTACGACCTGGGTGAGGCCTCGCGCGTGGTGCTGCTCTCGGTGACCGAGGGGGAGGACAAGCCGCTGAAGTATCCCGTGATCTTCAACTCCGCCGACATGGCGGTGATCACGAAGATGGACCTCGCGGCGCCGTGCGATTTCGACCCCGAGGCGGCGCATGCCGCGATCCAGTCGGTGCGGCCGGGCATGCAGATCATCGAGGTGTCCTCGAAGAGTGGGGCAGGCATGCAGTCCTGGCTGACCGCGCTGGCCTCCGGCCGTCGCCGCGCCACGGCTGCATATCACGGCGCGTGA
- a CDS encoding BlaI/MecI/CopY family transcriptional regulator, which yields MPDPLYFPPRELAVMSVLWRTGGATVAEVKDALEEPLAYTTVLSALQTLEEKGYVGHEAEGRAYRYKALVAAAAAGDSALARVRESIFQGSAEKLFAHFVSDEKLSRSELERMRRLLADRLGEEA from the coding sequence ATGCCTGACCCGCTCTACTTCCCGCCCCGCGAACTGGCCGTCATGTCCGTCCTCTGGCGCACCGGCGGTGCCACCGTGGCCGAGGTGAAGGACGCCCTCGAGGAGCCGTTGGCGTACACCACTGTGCTCTCCGCCCTCCAGACGCTCGAAGAGAAGGGCTACGTCGGGCACGAGGCCGAGGGGCGCGCCTACCGCTACAAGGCGCTCGTCGCCGCCGCGGCGGCCGGCGACAGCGCCCTCGCCCGCGTCCGCGAGTCGATCTTCCAGGGCTCGGCCGAAAAGCTGTTCGCGCACTTCGTGAGCGACGAGAAGCTCAGCCGCAGTGAGCTGGAGCGGATGCGCCGCCTGCTGGCCGACCGGCTCGGGGAGGAGGCATGA
- a CDS encoding GAF domain-containing sensor histidine kinase, with translation MTAIRAEPGMRIPLSATDPALSQAPTAVIEALHDCANAMMQEPDAAELAGSLALALARTFRAEEVIVVAVVDSAITRCSRVVRHQVVEGWRPDAAWLAFFDWLVQRRAPCLMPSDEPFIPPAPPMPWETLLAVPALHHQGHPVALLLVGNRRSAGRLGVPDLRVLETIAHQAAVAFDRAQMLGQLDSWARGLEALFQFSAAVGHERDPVVLVRDMAEHAARLLKADGGQGGLAVPDEVTGDVVMESRAYWSDGRWITQTRRWPRSRGIPGTVLETEFPYLAADYPTDPARDDDATDVAYAIAVPIKNPSDEVLGFFELHRRADNGAFSWQDAAFLESVANMTAVSIENARLNAALALKTDEVRALSARHVTRLEQERQHIARELHDEAGQALVGVKLSLQAMSRLVPGEVPALREQLTHLRSQVNEAATRLKVLARHLRPPTLDRLGLDMALQQLASESGEHYGFEVRLLTHRLGGRLPEELETALFRVTQEALTNVAAHAEALLVEIHVEVQDERVTLCISDDGAGFDPLARSAGLGLLGMHERVAMLGGTFGVTSAPGDGTTIRVTVPLA, from the coding sequence GTGACGGCGATCCGGGCCGAGCCGGGGATGCGCATTCCGCTGTCGGCCACGGATCCGGCCCTGTCACAGGCCCCGACGGCCGTGATCGAGGCGTTGCACGACTGCGCCAACGCGATGATGCAGGAGCCGGATGCTGCCGAGCTGGCCGGCAGCCTCGCGCTCGCCCTCGCGCGCACCTTCCGCGCCGAGGAGGTGATCGTGGTGGCGGTGGTGGACAGCGCGATCACCCGGTGCTCCCGCGTCGTTCGGCATCAGGTGGTGGAAGGGTGGCGTCCCGATGCGGCCTGGCTGGCGTTCTTCGACTGGCTGGTGCAGCGGCGCGCGCCGTGCCTCATGCCGTCGGACGAGCCGTTCATCCCCCCCGCGCCACCGATGCCGTGGGAGACCCTGCTGGCGGTGCCCGCTCTCCATCATCAGGGGCACCCGGTGGCGCTGTTGCTGGTCGGCAACCGGCGCAGTGCGGGACGGCTGGGTGTGCCGGACCTGCGCGTGCTGGAGACCATCGCGCACCAGGCCGCGGTGGCGTTCGACCGGGCGCAGATGCTCGGGCAGCTCGACAGCTGGGCGCGCGGCCTCGAGGCGCTGTTCCAGTTCAGCGCCGCCGTGGGCCACGAGCGCGACCCGGTGGTGCTGGTGCGCGACATGGCCGAGCATGCAGCGCGCCTGCTGAAGGCGGATGGCGGCCAGGGGGGCCTGGCCGTGCCCGACGAGGTCACCGGCGACGTGGTGATGGAATCGCGCGCGTACTGGAGTGACGGCCGCTGGATCACGCAGACGCGGCGCTGGCCGCGCTCGCGGGGCATTCCCGGCACGGTCCTCGAGACCGAGTTCCCGTACCTCGCCGCCGACTATCCCACCGACCCGGCGCGTGACGACGACGCGACCGACGTGGCCTACGCCATCGCGGTCCCGATCAAGAATCCGAGCGACGAGGTGCTCGGCTTCTTCGAGCTGCACCGTCGCGCCGACAACGGGGCCTTCAGCTGGCAGGATGCCGCGTTCCTGGAGTCGGTGGCGAACATGACCGCCGTCTCGATCGAGAATGCGCGCCTGAACGCGGCGCTCGCACTCAAGACTGACGAGGTGCGCGCGCTCTCGGCCCGCCACGTGACGCGGCTGGAGCAGGAGCGGCAGCACATCGCGCGGGAGCTGCACGACGAGGCCGGCCAGGCGCTGGTGGGGGTGAAGCTCTCGCTGCAGGCGATGAGCCGCCTGGTGCCGGGCGAGGTGCCGGCGCTGCGGGAGCAGCTCACGCACCTGCGCAGCCAGGTGAACGAGGCGGCGACGCGGCTGAAGGTCCTGGCGCGGCACCTCCGTCCGCCGACGCTGGACCGGCTCGGCCTGGACATGGCACTGCAGCAGCTCGCGAGCGAGAGCGGGGAGCACTACGGATTCGAGGTGCGCCTGCTCACGCACCGGCTCGGCGGGCGGCTGCCGGAGGAACTCGAGACCGCGCTGTTCCGCGTGACCCAGGAGGCGCTGACGAACGTGGCGGCGCACGCCGAGGCACTGCTGGTGGAGATCCACGTGGAGGTGCAGGACGAGCGTGTCACGCTCTGCATCTCGGATGACGGCGCCGGGTTCGACCCCCTGGCGCGCTCGGCGGGACTCGGGTTGCTGGGGATGCATGAGCGCGTCGCGATGCTGGGCGGCACGTTCGGCGTCACCTCCGCGCCCGGGGACGGCACGACGATCCGCGTCACGGTACCGCTCGCATGA
- a CDS encoding DUF1641 domain-containing protein, with translation MAFALADGNTERQEQLLARLSDPQTMESINKLLDRLDIVVFAVEALNGFLGRADTIADNVSASVGDLRTLMTESGTSGLMEKLPQLAKAGAQVADISATPAFQRLAASGLIEQLGEEKTIENLRALIGKLEMAAFALESVDGFLRRGDDIAEGLAEGVNDLRKTAPELNVVELRRTLESLPRLVQAGNELVESKILDSLPTLVKAGNELVDSKILDSVPTLVNAGNELVSSGLLDPVVVRQLAEVGHVFASAYNTAKETQPKQHGTIGLAMKLRDPDINRAFNFALRLAKAFGQNLEK, from the coding sequence ATGGCGTTCGCGTTGGCAGACGGGAACACGGAACGGCAGGAGCAGCTGCTCGCACGCCTGTCCGATCCCCAGACGATGGAGTCGATCAACAAGCTGCTGGACCGACTGGACATCGTCGTGTTCGCCGTCGAGGCCCTGAACGGTTTCCTCGGCCGCGCCGACACGATCGCCGACAACGTCTCCGCCTCGGTGGGCGACCTCCGGACGCTGATGACGGAGTCCGGGACCTCGGGACTGATGGAGAAGCTGCCGCAGCTGGCGAAGGCCGGCGCCCAGGTGGCCGACATCTCCGCCACGCCGGCGTTCCAGCGACTGGCCGCGTCGGGACTCATCGAGCAGCTCGGCGAGGAGAAGACGATCGAGAACCTCCGAGCGCTGATCGGGAAGCTGGAGATGGCCGCGTTCGCGCTCGAGTCCGTGGACGGCTTCCTCCGCCGCGGTGACGACATCGCCGAAGGGCTCGCCGAGGGGGTGAACGACCTTCGGAAGACGGCCCCCGAGCTCAACGTGGTCGAGCTGCGCCGCACGCTGGAGTCACTGCCGAGACTGGTGCAGGCCGGCAACGAGCTCGTGGAGTCGAAGATCCTCGACTCCCTGCCGACGCTGGTGAAGGCAGGCAACGAGCTGGTGGACTCGAAGATCCTCGACTCCGTGCCGACGCTGGTGAACGCCGGCAATGAACTGGTCTCGTCGGGCCTGCTCGACCCGGTGGTGGTCCGGCAGCTCGCCGAGGTGGGCCATGTGTTCGCCTCGGCGTACAACACCGCCAAGGAGACCCAGCCGAAGCAGCATGGCACCATCGGCCTGGCCATGAAGCTCCGCGATCCCGACATCAACCGGGCGTTCAACTTCGCATTGCGCCTCGCGAAGGCCTTCGGCCAGAACCTGGAAAAATAG
- a CDS encoding response regulator transcription factor — protein MMPRHSVLLVDDHALVRRGLASLLASDGRYTVVGEASNGEAALELIARHRPSLVLLDLSMPKLDGLGTLRRLRKVPRRPRVLVLSMYDDDQFVAQALSDGADGYLLKDAMDDELFEAMDAVVAGQRYLAAGINQVRIGNVSIQSSDLTSREREVLQLIADGQTTSQAAETLAISPHTATRHRANLMRKLGVHNQAELVRTAVQRGLIILGRSRSDRE, from the coding sequence ATGATGCCGCGCCACAGCGTCCTGCTGGTCGACGACCACGCACTGGTCCGCCGCGGCCTGGCCTCGCTGCTGGCCAGCGACGGCCGCTACACCGTGGTGGGTGAGGCGAGCAACGGGGAGGCGGCGCTCGAGCTGATCGCCCGGCACCGCCCCTCGCTGGTGCTGCTGGACCTGTCGATGCCCAAGCTCGACGGGCTCGGTACCCTGCGCCGGCTGCGGAAGGTGCCGCGCCGGCCACGGGTGCTCGTGCTGTCGATGTACGACGACGACCAGTTCGTCGCGCAGGCGCTCAGCGACGGGGCCGACGGCTACCTGCTGAAGGATGCGATGGATGACGAGCTGTTCGAGGCGATGGACGCCGTGGTGGCCGGCCAGCGCTACCTGGCGGCCGGGATCAACCAGGTCCGGATCGGCAACGTCTCGATCCAGTCCAGCGACCTCACGTCGCGCGAGCGCGAGGTGCTGCAGCTCATCGCGGACGGACAGACCACGTCGCAGGCCGCGGAGACGCTGGCGATCTCGCCGCACACGGCCACGCGGCACCGCGCGAACCTGATGCGCAAGCTGGGGGTGCACAACCAGGCCGAGCTGGTGCGGACGGCGGTCCAGCGCGGGCTGATCATCCTCGGGCGGTCGCGCAGCGACCGGGAGTAG
- the hypA gene encoding hydrogenase maturation nickel metallochaperone HypA codes for MHELGLARGIVDLAHAAATEAGAPRVTAVHVQVGRMAGVEAGALLFSFDIAAEGSLAEGARLVIEDVPVAIWCPRCNAEQELQGIQRFRCPVCDTPSGDIRRGRELAVSSIEVES; via the coding sequence ATGCACGAACTCGGGCTGGCCCGCGGCATCGTCGACCTGGCGCATGCCGCGGCAACGGAGGCTGGGGCACCGCGGGTCACGGCGGTGCACGTGCAGGTGGGGCGCATGGCCGGGGTCGAGGCCGGCGCCCTGCTCTTTTCGTTCGACATCGCTGCCGAGGGCAGCCTGGCGGAGGGCGCCCGCCTCGTCATCGAGGACGTGCCGGTGGCAATCTGGTGTCCGCGGTGCAATGCTGAACAGGAGCTGCAGGGCATTCAGCGGTTCCGGTGTCCGGTCTGTGACACCCCGAGCGGTGACATCCGTCGCGGCCGGGAGCTGGCAGTCTCCTCCATCGAGGTCGAGTCGTGA